A genomic segment from Orrella daihaiensis encodes:
- a CDS encoding peptidoglycan D,D-transpeptidase FtsI family protein, translated as MRRLSFFDNPISRVTFPMWRGRLVLVVLGLAFLVLLARAVYLQGINREFLQEQGVKRYERTVPLSATRGKIMDRQGMVLAASVPARAIWAIPEDTSKATPEQIEALAKLIEIPVDRVRKRLEDHSRTFVYLRRQLPLDTAEKVADLDMPGVHQLPETLRFYPEGEVTGAVVGFTNLDDQGQEGIELTYNEQLSGKPGSRRVIKDRLGRVVEDIRAVSLPVDGQDIELSIDTRIQYLVYRALVDSVTLNKAKSASAVVVDVKTGEILALANYPTFDPNDRSTFKGFALRNRVLTDTFEPGSTLKPFTMGLALDLDRITLGTQFNTGNGQITFHGERITDVSRQKSLDPMGIMTKSSNIGMALISERLQNKEMWTKFTELGFGQPPDIGFPGAAAGRLRPWERWRPIEKATMAYGYGLSTSLLQLARAYTAFARNGDMVSLTLIKRRDNPATVPVYPEDIAHEIRKMLEASTGPEGAKLAQVQGYRVAGKSGTARKWVNGEYSKKYYRSSFVGFGPVSDPRIVVALTIDEPSGEHYYGGRVAAPVFAQIMGRTLRMMGVEPDAPIESDVVAVTTSASEEAQR; from the coding sequence ATGCGTCGCCTCTCTTTCTTTGATAATCCCATATCTCGCGTGACCTTCCCCATGTGGCGTGGCCGCCTGGTGTTAGTGGTGCTTGGATTGGCTTTTCTGGTGTTATTGGCACGAGCTGTTTATTTACAAGGAATCAATCGCGAGTTTTTGCAGGAACAGGGGGTCAAGCGATATGAGCGCACAGTGCCCTTGTCGGCTACGCGCGGCAAGATCATGGATCGTCAGGGCATGGTCTTGGCTGCTAGCGTGCCAGCGCGTGCTATTTGGGCCATTCCCGAGGACACCAGCAAAGCAACGCCTGAGCAAATTGAAGCACTGGCTAAACTGATTGAGATTCCGGTCGATCGCGTACGTAAACGTCTTGAGGATCACAGCCGAACCTTTGTCTATTTGCGTCGACAGTTACCGTTAGATACCGCAGAAAAAGTAGCTGACCTCGATATGCCGGGTGTGCATCAATTGCCCGAGACCTTGCGTTTCTATCCAGAAGGGGAGGTCACAGGTGCAGTGGTTGGATTTACCAATCTGGACGATCAGGGACAAGAGGGTATTGAGCTGACATACAACGAGCAGCTCTCTGGCAAGCCCGGTAGTCGGCGTGTAATCAAAGATCGGCTGGGCCGAGTCGTGGAAGATATTCGTGCGGTGAGTTTGCCGGTGGACGGTCAGGATATAGAATTGTCGATCGATACGCGGATTCAGTATCTTGTCTATCGCGCTTTGGTCGATAGCGTTACGCTCAATAAAGCCAAGAGCGCTTCGGCTGTGGTGGTCGACGTTAAAACCGGCGAGATTCTCGCTTTGGCAAACTACCCAACGTTTGATCCAAATGATCGCTCTACATTCAAAGGCTTTGCTTTACGAAACCGGGTTTTAACGGACACCTTCGAGCCAGGCTCGACGCTCAAACCGTTCACCATGGGTTTGGCACTCGATCTTGACCGTATCACGCTCGGTACGCAATTCAATACAGGTAACGGTCAAATTACGTTTCATGGCGAACGTATTACCGATGTCTCGCGGCAAAAAAGCCTTGATCCGATGGGCATCATGACAAAGTCCAGCAACATCGGCATGGCGTTGATATCAGAGCGACTTCAGAACAAGGAAATGTGGACCAAGTTCACTGAGCTTGGATTTGGGCAGCCACCAGATATAGGATTCCCCGGTGCAGCGGCTGGCCGTTTGAGGCCCTGGGAGCGGTGGCGACCCATCGAAAAAGCCACCATGGCTTATGGATACGGGCTGTCAACCTCGTTGTTGCAACTTGCCAGGGCTTACACCGCATTCGCTCGCAACGGAGATATGGTGAGCCTGACCTTGATCAAGCGCCGCGACAATCCGGCCACCGTACCGGTGTATCCCGAGGATATTGCACACGAAATCCGCAAGATGCTTGAGGCTTCCACGGGACCTGAAGGGGCCAAACTAGCGCAAGTCCAAGGCTATCGAGTAGCTGGCAAGAGCGGCACGGCGCGCAAGTGGGTTAATGGTGAATACAGCAAGAAGTACTACCGTAGCTCCTTCGTTGGGTTTGGACCAGTGTCTGATCCGCGCATTGTGGTTGCTTTGACCATTGATGAGCCAAGTGGTGAGCATTACTACGGCGGGAGGGTCGCTGCACCCGTGTTTGCCCAGATCATGGGACGTACGTTGCGCATGATGGGCGTCGAACCAGATGCGCCTATCGAGTCCGATGTGGTCGCTGTCACGACATCCGCTTCTGAGGAGGCGCAGCGATGA
- a CDS encoding SWIB/MDM2 domain-containing protein — MATAKKAARKPNAAFMKPLTPSPTLAAVIGSEAVPRTEVTKKIWDYIKKHNLQDPANKRNINADDKLRPLFGKDQVSMFELTKIVSGHLS, encoded by the coding sequence ATGGCCACCGCCAAAAAAGCTGCACGTAAACCCAACGCCGCCTTCATGAAACCGCTTACCCCTAGCCCAACGCTAGCAGCTGTCATCGGTTCAGAAGCTGTACCTCGCACTGAAGTCACCAAAAAAATCTGGGATTACATTAAAAAGCACAATTTGCAGGATCCTGCGAACAAGCGCAATATCAATGCAGACGACAAACTGCGCCCGTTGTTCGGCAAAGATCAAGTATCCATGTTTGAACTCACCAAAATCGTCAGCGGTCACCTTTCCTAG
- the pyrC gene encoding dihydroorotase has translation MTQTLTITTPDDWHLHLREGDALRAVVADSARQFKRAIIMPNLRPPITTVDQALSYRAQIMAALHEQGLDSLGFDPLMTLYLTDNTRVEDIEAIAQSAHVYAVKLYPAGATTNSDQGVTDLLGRCTKVLETMQRLSVPLLVHGEVTDPTIDVFDREAVFIERVMIGLRRAYPALKVVFEHLTTKDGVDYVREAEGPIGATITPQHLLYNRNAIFTGGLRPHWYCLPVLKRETHRLALVQAATSDNPRFFLGTDSAPHARHLKEHASGCAGCYSALHAMTLYATVFDAVGRLDRLEAFASHRGPDFYGLPRNTTKITLVKEPYQVPEQLPFGKASLVPLASGETFPWRVQAGV, from the coding sequence ATGACGCAGACCTTAACAATTACGACGCCTGATGATTGGCATCTTCATTTGCGCGAAGGCGATGCTTTACGTGCCGTGGTCGCCGATTCGGCACGGCAGTTCAAGCGGGCCATTATCATGCCGAACTTAAGGCCACCGATCACTACGGTAGATCAGGCGTTGAGTTACCGAGCCCAGATCATGGCCGCATTGCACGAGCAGGGGTTGGACAGTCTCGGGTTTGATCCGCTCATGACACTTTATTTGACTGACAACACGCGCGTCGAAGATATTGAGGCGATCGCACAATCAGCCCATGTCTATGCTGTGAAGCTGTACCCAGCCGGGGCAACGACGAATTCGGATCAAGGAGTCACTGATCTGCTTGGTAGATGTACCAAGGTCCTTGAAACGATGCAGCGTTTATCTGTGCCGTTGTTAGTCCACGGCGAAGTGACCGATCCGACCATTGATGTGTTTGATCGAGAGGCCGTCTTTATCGAACGTGTCATGATTGGACTTCGCCGAGCCTATCCAGCCTTAAAAGTAGTGTTTGAGCACCTAACCACTAAAGATGGTGTCGATTACGTACGTGAGGCCGAGGGCCCGATTGGTGCGACCATTACGCCGCAACACCTGTTGTACAACCGCAATGCAATCTTTACCGGCGGGTTGCGCCCGCATTGGTACTGTTTGCCAGTACTCAAGCGCGAGACTCATCGACTCGCGCTGGTTCAAGCGGCTACCAGTGATAATCCCCGGTTTTTTTTGGGTACAGATAGTGCCCCCCACGCGCGTCATTTGAAAGAGCATGCCAGCGGCTGTGCAGGATGCTATTCGGCGTTACACGCCATGACACTCTATGCGACTGTATTTGATGCGGTCGGCCGACTTGATCGCCTTGAAGCATTTGCCAGCCACCGAGGCCCAGATTTTTATGGATTGCCGCGCAACACCACCAAAATTACGCTGGTCAAAGAGCCTTACCAGGTCCCTGAGCAGTTGCCGTTCGGTAAGGCATCATTAGTGCCACTGGCCAGTGGCGAGACATTCCCGTGGCGAGTTCAGGCTGGAGTTTGA
- a CDS encoding M20 aminoacylase family protein — MELLSPCALIGGFHQELTDFRRDLHAHPELGFQEMRTSGLVAGMLEALGMTVHRNIGKTGVVGVLHGKRSDSGRMIGLRADMDALSMQESNGFAHASTRPGLMHGCGHDGHTAILMGAAKYLAQTRNFDGTAVFIFQPAEEGLGGAKAMIEDGLFERFDCDAIYALHNWPGLPPGMIGINPGPMMAAADRFEVVIQGRGGHGAHPYQTIDPVLVASHVITALQSVVSRNVSALDAAVVTVASVQAGDPLAMSVIPDQAKLVGTVRTFRHSIQSMIESRMRTLIEQVAAGFGASATLHYQKIYPATINTPKEAMFVADVATELFGAKKVVRDLQPSMGAEDFSFMLEHKPGAYFRLGQGGAEGGCYLHNPNYDFNDAVIPAGAGLFAALVEKSMPLNQ, encoded by the coding sequence ATGGAACTTCTCTCCCCTTGTGCGTTGATTGGTGGTTTTCATCAGGAATTAACTGACTTTCGGCGTGATTTGCATGCTCATCCGGAGCTCGGCTTTCAGGAAATGCGAACCAGTGGCCTCGTTGCAGGTATGCTCGAGGCGTTGGGGATGACGGTGCATCGCAACATCGGGAAGACAGGCGTTGTTGGCGTTTTGCATGGCAAACGCAGCGATTCTGGTCGGATGATTGGGTTGCGGGCCGACATGGATGCGCTATCCATGCAGGAAAGCAATGGTTTCGCTCACGCATCCACTAGGCCTGGTCTGATGCACGGATGTGGTCATGATGGGCATACCGCCATATTGATGGGAGCGGCTAAATATTTGGCACAAACACGGAATTTCGATGGTACTGCCGTGTTCATTTTTCAGCCAGCCGAAGAGGGTTTGGGCGGCGCCAAGGCAATGATCGAAGATGGTTTATTTGAGCGCTTCGATTGCGATGCTATTTACGCTTTACACAACTGGCCCGGTTTGCCGCCTGGCATGATCGGAATAAATCCCGGTCCCATGATGGCAGCAGCCGACCGCTTCGAAGTGGTGATTCAAGGTCGTGGTGGGCACGGTGCCCACCCGTATCAAACAATTGACCCTGTCCTGGTAGCTTCACATGTGATTACCGCTTTGCAAAGCGTTGTGTCTCGCAATGTCAGTGCATTGGATGCTGCCGTGGTAACGGTTGCGTCAGTCCAAGCGGGCGATCCACTGGCCATGAGCGTGATTCCGGATCAAGCCAAGCTCGTTGGCACGGTTAGAACGTTTCGCCATTCGATACAGTCGATGATTGAATCAAGAATGCGCACGCTTATCGAGCAAGTCGCCGCTGGCTTCGGAGCGAGTGCGACATTGCACTACCAAAAAATTTATCCGGCGACGATCAATACGCCTAAAGAGGCGATGTTTGTGGCTGACGTGGCAACTGAATTGTTCGGAGCAAAAAAAGTAGTGCGAGACTTGCAGCCGTCCATGGGAGCAGAGGACTTTTCTTTTATGCTCGAGCACAAGCCTGGGGCCTATTTTAGGCTCGGGCAAGGTGGGGCTGAGGGTGGCTGCTATTTGCACAACCCAAATTATGACTTTAACGATGCTGTGATTCCAGCTGGCGCGGGACTATTTGCTGCGCTTGTAGAAAAATCCATGCCTTTGAATCAATGA
- the rsmH gene encoding 16S rRNA (cytosine(1402)-N(4))-methyltransferase RsmH, whose translation MTEFSHRTVLLEETVQALVPDEQVPAGGIYVDGTYGRGGHSDALLKRLDAQARLLVIDKDPQAIAVAQARAANDPRIVCIHGGFGDMRALLDGYGVQAVNGVMMDLGVSSPQLDQAERGFSFMRDGPLDMRMDTSQGQTAAQWLAVASLDEVREVIRDYGEERFALQIAKAIVARREVRPIERTLDLADIVAAAVRTREKGQHPATRTFQAIRIYLNRELEELDRALEAALGLLVQGGRLAVISFHSLEDRRVKQFMQAASRVPAELARLPLREDQLPKPLLSGVKRIRPSATEVAGNPRARSAVLRVAERTGAPLTRGAD comes from the coding sequence GTGACTGAGTTTAGCCATCGCACCGTGTTGCTTGAGGAAACGGTTCAAGCGCTGGTTCCTGATGAGCAGGTGCCTGCAGGCGGGATTTACGTGGATGGGACTTACGGGCGTGGCGGTCACTCAGATGCATTGCTCAAGCGGCTAGATGCTCAGGCACGGCTGCTGGTGATTGACAAGGATCCGCAGGCCATTGCTGTGGCGCAAGCCCGGGCTGCCAATGACCCGCGGATTGTTTGTATTCATGGCGGGTTTGGGGATATGCGAGCGCTGCTTGATGGTTATGGGGTGCAAGCAGTTAATGGCGTGATGATGGATTTAGGGGTGTCTTCACCTCAGCTTGATCAGGCCGAGCGTGGGTTTTCGTTTATGCGCGATGGCCCGCTCGACATGAGGATGGATACGTCGCAGGGTCAAACTGCGGCACAGTGGTTGGCAGTTGCCAGCTTGGATGAGGTTCGGGAGGTCATACGGGATTATGGCGAAGAACGGTTTGCTCTTCAGATTGCAAAAGCGATTGTTGCTCGCCGCGAGGTGCGGCCCATCGAGCGCACGCTCGACCTTGCCGATATCGTCGCAGCCGCAGTCCGGACCCGGGAAAAGGGCCAGCATCCGGCGACAAGGACATTTCAAGCTATACGGATTTACCTCAATCGGGAGCTCGAGGAACTCGATCGCGCCCTCGAGGCAGCTTTAGGACTGTTGGTGCAAGGGGGACGTTTGGCAGTGATTAGCTTTCACTCGCTTGAAGATCGTCGGGTTAAACAATTCATGCAGGCAGCTTCGCGCGTGCCCGCCGAGCTTGCGCGCTTGCCGTTGCGCGAGGATCAATTGCCCAAGCCTTTACTGTCGGGTGTCAAGCGTATACGTCCGAGTGCGACCGAAGTGGCAGGTAATCCGCGTGCGCGATCGGCGGTCTTGCGTGTGGCTGAACGAACAGGTGCGCCATTGACAAGAGGAGCAGACTAA
- the mraZ gene encoding division/cell wall cluster transcriptional repressor MraZ, translating to MFQGSSALTLDAKGRINVPARHRDALNEQACGRLTITRHPDGCLLVYPRPEWEKKREQIAAFPMQARALQRLLLGNAQDVDVDSAGRVLIAPELRAAAGLKRDTMLLGMGGHFELWDAQALAEREAEDLSGGIPEALETFSF from the coding sequence GTGTTCCAAGGTAGCAGCGCTCTCACGCTTGATGCCAAGGGTCGGATCAATGTGCCGGCTCGGCATCGTGACGCGCTCAATGAGCAGGCATGTGGCCGTCTCACGATCACGCGCCACCCTGATGGCTGTCTGCTCGTATACCCCCGTCCCGAATGGGAAAAGAAGCGTGAGCAGATAGCCGCCTTCCCGATGCAGGCACGCGCTTTACAGCGCCTACTGTTGGGCAATGCGCAAGATGTTGATGTTGATAGCGCCGGTCGGGTGCTGATTGCGCCGGAGTTGCGCGCTGCTGCTGGATTAAAGCGCGACACCATGCTCTTGGGCATGGGCGGACATTTCGAGCTTTGGGATGCGCAGGCGCTTGCCGAGCGCGAAGCTGAGGACTTGTCAGGAGGGATACCCGAGGCGCTTGAGACTTTTTCTTTTTAA
- a CDS encoding DUF4870 family protein, whose product MSDLPTSGPSLRMISMIVYGLFALGFVTSGLFTFATLAAVIIMYVKRADAAGTLYATHFDWLINTFLWSLLWLALSFLTMFIGIGWLGLIATVVWVLYRLIKGFLLLLDGKPIVV is encoded by the coding sequence ATGAGCGACCTACCGACTTCAGGCCCAAGCCTCAGAATGATTAGCATGATCGTATATGGGCTATTTGCGCTTGGATTCGTAACCTCGGGGCTGTTTACATTCGCAACGCTTGCGGCGGTCATCATCATGTATGTCAAACGTGCCGATGCTGCTGGAACGCTGTATGCCACCCATTTTGATTGGCTAATCAATACGTTTTTGTGGTCCTTGTTGTGGTTGGCACTGAGTTTTTTGACGATGTTTATCGGTATTGGCTGGTTAGGCCTGATTGCCACTGTGGTTTGGGTTCTGTACCGTTTAATCAAGGGGTTCTTGCTATTGCTAGATGGCAAGCCTATCGTAGTGTGA
- the ftsL gene encoding cell division protein FtsL, translating into MGRAVIVMALLLMLAALSLVTARYQSRHLFIQNEQLLAQASELDVTWRHLQLERAELSRNARVDRIAREQLRMIPISPNRTLYIRDAAPLPSAGGN; encoded by the coding sequence ATGGGCCGAGCGGTCATCGTGATGGCTCTGTTATTGATGCTAGCGGCCTTGTCACTGGTGACCGCACGATATCAGTCGCGTCATTTGTTTATTCAGAATGAGCAATTGCTTGCGCAGGCAAGCGAATTGGACGTGACGTGGAGACATTTACAGCTTGAGAGAGCTGAGCTCTCCCGTAATGCCCGTGTCGACCGGATCGCACGCGAACAATTGCGCATGATTCCGATCAGCCCCAACCGCACACTTTATATCCGTGACGCAGCTCCATTACCTAGCGCAGGGGGTAACTGA
- a CDS encoding ATP-binding cassette domain-containing protein, translating to MMAAPLISLQAIQLAFGHHALLDRADLTIDTNERVGLIGRNGAGKSSLLKLLDGRLAPDDGNITRVDGIRVATVEQEPVLAGSTILEVLSAPEHQPTAESWEREVTARQWADRLELDPQASVATLSGGMAKRVALAAAMLGKPDLLLLDEPTNHLDLNGISWLEQQLKQWRGSVLFITHDRRFLDEIATRIIELDRGKLLSFPGNFVKWQQQKEAWLNAQQLANARFDKLLAQEEVWIRKGIEARRTRNEGRVRRLEQLRRERAQRRDALGKVNLKVDQTNRSGKIVAELHDVSLAYENKLIIDHFSTVILRGDRIGLIGPNGAGKTTLLKVILGELKPSSGEVKLGTNLQVAYLDQMRDQLDETAAVLDVINPGSQWVEIGQERKHVMSYLGDFLFEPARAQSPVSSLSGGERARLLLARLFARPANVIVLDEPTNDLDIETLELLEALLQEFSGTVLLVSHDRQFLDNVVTQTIAYEGHGKWGCYVGGFDDWVAQRPAPAVESTKPKPPKTPHPQKPSGSAKRVRLSTWEQRELDELPARIQTLEEQQAALTATLGAPELYQAGGDEATKVQADLAKVEAELLALYERWEVLESRQTPA from the coding sequence ATTATGGCGGCACCTCTAATCTCTTTGCAGGCAATTCAGTTAGCATTTGGCCACCACGCTTTGCTCGATCGCGCTGATCTAACCATTGATACCAATGAACGGGTGGGTTTGATCGGCCGCAACGGCGCTGGCAAATCCTCGTTACTAAAACTGCTCGATGGCAGACTTGCGCCGGATGACGGCAATATCACTCGAGTAGACGGGATCAGAGTGGCTACCGTCGAGCAAGAGCCGGTTTTAGCGGGTTCGACCATCCTTGAGGTCCTAAGCGCACCGGAACATCAACCGACCGCTGAATCATGGGAGCGTGAGGTAACCGCTCGACAGTGGGCAGACCGCCTCGAACTGGACCCACAAGCATCTGTTGCAACACTGTCAGGTGGCATGGCCAAACGAGTGGCATTAGCGGCTGCCATGCTGGGTAAACCCGATTTACTTCTACTGGATGAACCTACTAACCACCTCGACCTCAACGGTATTTCCTGGCTCGAACAGCAATTGAAACAATGGCGCGGTAGCGTGCTGTTCATCACTCACGATCGCCGCTTTCTCGATGAGATTGCCACCCGAATTATCGAACTCGACCGCGGCAAGCTCTTAAGCTTTCCAGGTAACTTCGTCAAATGGCAACAACAAAAAGAGGCTTGGCTCAATGCGCAACAATTAGCAAACGCGCGGTTTGACAAACTGCTCGCGCAAGAAGAAGTGTGGATCCGCAAGGGGATTGAGGCGCGGCGTACACGCAATGAGGGGCGGGTGAGGCGTTTGGAACAATTGCGTCGAGAGCGAGCGCAACGTCGTGACGCTCTGGGCAAAGTCAACCTCAAAGTTGACCAAACCAACCGATCCGGCAAAATCGTGGCAGAGCTACACGATGTCAGCTTAGCCTACGAGAACAAGCTCATCATTGATCACTTCTCCACTGTGATCCTGCGTGGTGATCGTATCGGTTTGATCGGACCCAATGGTGCGGGTAAAACCACACTTTTAAAAGTCATCCTCGGCGAGCTCAAGCCCTCAAGTGGTGAAGTCAAGCTAGGCACAAATCTCCAAGTAGCCTATCTCGACCAAATGCGAGATCAGCTTGATGAAACAGCCGCCGTACTTGACGTCATCAATCCTGGTAGCCAGTGGGTCGAAATTGGCCAGGAGCGCAAACACGTGATGAGCTATTTGGGTGATTTCCTATTCGAGCCAGCGCGCGCTCAATCGCCAGTTAGTAGCCTCTCCGGTGGTGAACGAGCGCGCTTGCTGCTTGCCCGGCTGTTTGCCCGACCCGCCAATGTAATTGTGCTTGACGAACCAACCAACGACCTAGACATTGAAACACTCGAGTTGCTCGAAGCATTACTGCAAGAGTTTTCAGGAACGGTACTGTTGGTGAGCCACGACAGGCAATTCCTGGATAACGTGGTGACCCAGACCATTGCTTATGAGGGTCATGGCAAGTGGGGTTGCTATGTGGGTGGCTTTGATGACTGGGTGGCCCAGCGACCTGCTCCAGCCGTTGAGTCAACCAAACCCAAACCACCTAAAACCCCTCACCCGCAAAAGCCTTCTGGTAGCGCAAAACGGGTACGCTTAAGCACCTGGGAACAGCGCGAACTCGATGAACTACCGGCTCGCATCCAGACGCTCGAAGAGCAGCAGGCGGCTTTAACAGCGACGCTTGGTGCGCCAGAGCTATACCAAGCCGGCGGCGATGAAGCTACAAAAGTACAAGCCGACTTAGCGAAGGTAGAGGCTGAACTCTTGGCGCTGTATGAACGTTGGGAGGTTCTGGAATCGCGTCAAACTCCAGCCTGA